A region of Rhodospirillales bacterium DNA encodes the following proteins:
- a CDS encoding thiamine pyrophosphate-binding protein, producing MSASSTTSTLVKRTGGQVLVDQLRIHGVDHIFGVPGESYLAALNALYDSRNAIKFVTCRQEGGAANMADAYGKLTGKPGICFVTRGPGATNASIGVHTAFQDSTPMVVLVGQVAREQEEREAFQEIDYRRMFGPLTKWTAQIEDARRIPELVSQAFHRAMSGRPGPVLLALPEDMLTDEVEVADARPFTTVRAAPAPADMARLRAMLERAERPVMMLGGGGWTKAACDDIRAFAEANRLPVTTAFRNADLIDNRHPNYIGNIGLGSDPALTRRIRESDLVLAVGPRLGEITSAGYSLFDIPVPRQPLVHVHGGADELGRVYEAELMINSGMANFAAAARAMAPVAAPRWADDVPRAHAEYLATIKPTGSAGDVDLGEIVAWLNARLPDDALVANGAGNYAGWVHRHFQYRGLRTQLAPTSGAMGYGVPAAVAAKIVEPRRLVVAFAGDGCFLMNGQEFATALQFGANLVVVVVDNGQYGTIRMHQAREYGHGRAHGVELRNPDFAAYARAFGGHGETVVRTAEFAPAFERCLASNTASIIHVKTSLEQITSRVTLSKLEADAATR from the coding sequence ATGTCCGCATCTTCGACGACGTCCACCCTGGTGAAGCGCACCGGCGGCCAGGTGCTGGTCGACCAGCTGCGTATCCACGGCGTCGACCACATCTTCGGCGTGCCCGGCGAGAGCTATCTCGCGGCGCTGAACGCGCTCTACGATTCGCGCAACGCGATCAAGTTCGTGACCTGCCGCCAGGAAGGCGGCGCCGCGAACATGGCCGACGCCTACGGCAAGCTCACCGGCAAGCCGGGAATCTGCTTCGTCACGCGCGGCCCCGGGGCCACCAACGCCAGCATCGGCGTCCACACCGCCTTCCAGGACAGCACGCCGATGGTGGTGCTGGTCGGCCAGGTGGCGCGCGAGCAGGAGGAGCGCGAGGCGTTCCAGGAGATCGACTACCGCCGCATGTTCGGGCCGCTGACCAAGTGGACGGCGCAGATCGAGGACGCGCGCCGCATCCCCGAGCTGGTCAGCCAGGCGTTCCACCGCGCGATGTCCGGACGCCCCGGTCCCGTGCTGCTGGCGCTGCCCGAGGACATGCTGACCGACGAGGTCGAGGTCGCCGACGCGCGGCCGTTCACCACCGTGCGCGCGGCGCCGGCGCCGGCCGACATGGCGCGGCTGCGCGCCATGCTGGAGCGCGCCGAGCGCCCCGTGATGATGCTCGGCGGCGGCGGCTGGACGAAGGCCGCGTGCGACGACATCCGCGCCTTCGCCGAAGCCAACCGTCTGCCGGTGACGACGGCGTTCCGCAACGCCGACCTGATCGACAATCGCCATCCCAACTACATCGGCAACATCGGCCTGGGCTCCGACCCTGCGCTCACGAGACGCATCCGCGAGTCCGACCTGGTGCTCGCGGTCGGTCCGCGGCTGGGCGAGATCACCAGCGCCGGCTACTCGCTGTTCGACATCCCGGTGCCGAGGCAGCCTCTGGTCCACGTCCACGGCGGCGCCGACGAGCTGGGCCGCGTCTACGAGGCCGAATTGATGATCAACAGCGGCATGGCGAACTTCGCCGCAGCCGCGCGCGCCATGGCGCCCGTCGCCGCGCCGCGCTGGGCCGACGACGTGCCGCGTGCCCACGCCGAGTATCTCGCCACCATCAAGCCGACGGGATCGGCGGGCGACGTCGACCTCGGCGAGATCGTCGCGTGGCTCAACGCCCGACTGCCCGACGACGCGCTCGTCGCCAACGGCGCCGGCAACTACGCCGGCTGGGTCCACCGGCACTTCCAGTACCGCGGCCTGCGCACCCAGCTCGCGCCGACCAGCGGCGCGATGGGCTACGGCGTGCCGGCTGCGGTCGCCGCCAAGATCGTCGAGCCGCGCCGCCTGGTGGTCGCTTTCGCCGGCGACGGCTGCTTCCTGATGAACGGCCAGGAGTTCGCCACCGCGCTGCAGTTCGGCGCCAATCTGGTGGTGGTCGTGGTCGACAACGGCCAGTACGGCACGATCCGCATGCACCAGGCGCGCGAGTACGGCCACGGCCGCGCCCACGGCGTCGAGCTGCGCAATCCGGATTTCGCCGCCTACGCGCGCGCCTTCGGCGGCCACGGCGAGACGGTCGTGCGGACGGCGGAGTTCGCGCCGGCGTTCGAGCGCTGCCTGGCGTCGAACACCGCCTCGATCATCCACGTGAAGACGTCGCTGGAGCAGATCACGTCGCGCGTCACGCTGTCGAAGCTCGAGGCCGACGCCGCGACGCGTTGA
- a CDS encoding NIPSNAP family protein, whose amino-acid sequence MIFDHRTYELHPGKLKDFLALYQNEGYPVQTRHRGKPFAWFTTEVGNVNEIVHIWAYEDVADRARRRAAMQADPAWQAYLAKTAGIFKTMNNKLVVPAPFMTAK is encoded by the coding sequence ATGATTTTCGACCACCGCACCTACGAGTTGCACCCCGGCAAACTCAAGGACTTCCTCGCCCTCTACCAGAACGAGGGCTATCCGGTGCAGACGCGGCATCGCGGCAAGCCGTTCGCGTGGTTCACCACCGAGGTCGGCAACGTCAACGAGATCGTCCATATCTGGGCCTACGAGGACGTCGCCGACCGCGCCCGCAGGCGCGCCGCGATGCAGGCCGATCCGGCATGGCAGGCGTACCTCGCGAAGACCGCCGGCATCTTCAAGACCATGAACAACAAGCTCGTGGTGCCGGCGCCGTTCATGACGGCGAAGTGA
- a CDS encoding RNA-binding protein — protein MSRKLFVGNLPYNCTNEDLNAHFSPYGEVASAKIIMDRESGRSRGFAFVEMATDEAGLAAMKALDGSQFGGRALAVREAVERQAGGGGGGGGFNRGPRSFGGGGDGGGGGGYRGGGGGGGYRGGGGGGGCGRAPRSPYGRGDGGGGGGGGGGYGGGGGGYGGGGGGFDRGGGGGFDRGGGGGGGYRGGGGAPGGGGGGYGRPPGGGFDRGGPPPGGGFDSGVGEPRRRSGPPDRDRRREHDDDGDDQ, from the coding sequence ATGAGCCGTAAACTTTTCGTGGGCAATCTGCCCTACAACTGCACGAACGAAGATCTGAACGCGCATTTCTCGCCGTACGGCGAGGTCGCTTCCGCCAAGATCATCATGGATCGCGAATCCGGGCGTAGCCGCGGTTTCGCGTTCGTCGAAATGGCCACCGACGAAGCCGGTCTCGCCGCAATGAAGGCGCTGGACGGTTCGCAGTTCGGTGGCCGCGCGCTGGCGGTGCGCGAGGCGGTCGAGCGGCAAGCCGGCGGCGGCGGCGGTGGCGGCGGTTTCAACCGCGGCCCGCGTTCGTTTGGCGGCGGCGGTGATGGCGGCGGTGGTGGTGGTTATCGCGGCGGCGGCGGTGGCGGTGGATACCGCGGCGGCGGCGGCGGCGGCGGTTGCGGCCGGGCGCCGCGCAGCCCATATGGACGCGGTGACGGCGGCGGCGGCGGCGGCGGTGGCGGCGGCTATGGCGGCGGCGGCGGTGGTTACGGCGGCGGCGGTGGCGGTTTCGACCGCGGCGGCGGCGGTGGCTTCGACCGCGGTGGCGGTGGCGGCGGCGGCTATCGTGGCGGCGGCGGCGCTCCCGGCGGCGGCGGCGGCGGCTATGGTCGCCCGCCGGGCGGTGGTTTCGATCGTGGCGGCCCGCCTCCGGGCGGCGGTTTCGATTCGGGTGTCGGCGAACCACGGCGGCGCAGCGGTCCGCCGGACCGCGACCGGCGGCGCGAACACGACGACGACGGCGACGACCAGTAG
- a CDS encoding threonine synthase, giving the protein MTAQFPYFVTTLECGMTGAPLPTGVLHNLSPAGYPIVVRYDLAGVKAAVTKDALRDRPQDMWRFRELLPVRRSENVVTLGEVWTPLVPLPALARKLGGGEILVKDEGRLPTGSFKTRGLAMAVSMAKELGVRKIAMPTNGNAGAALAAYATRAGIESIVLCPDDTPVINMAETELQGARLYRVNGLINDCGKIVGAGKAAGGWFDFSTLKEPYRIEGKKTMGLELAEQLGWDVPDVILYPTGGGTGLIGMWKAFNELEAMGWIKRKPRMVAVQATGCMPIVKAYESNARHAELFVNARTVAAGIRVPVAIGDFLILDAVRDSGGFAIAVDDGAIEAARVEVGKTEGLLLCPEGAATYAAYVKALGDGRIRRDERAMLFNCAIGLKYAMPEPTARLDKDGPIDYARL; this is encoded by the coding sequence ATGACCGCGCAGTTTCCGTATTTCGTGACGACGCTGGAATGCGGAATGACCGGCGCGCCGCTGCCGACCGGCGTGCTGCACAACCTCTCGCCGGCCGGCTATCCCATCGTCGTGCGCTACGACCTCGCGGGCGTGAAGGCCGCCGTGACCAAGGATGCGCTGCGCGACCGGCCGCAGGACATGTGGCGATTCCGCGAGCTGCTGCCGGTCCGACGGAGCGAGAACGTCGTGACGCTGGGCGAGGTCTGGACGCCGTTGGTGCCGCTGCCGGCGCTGGCGCGCAAACTCGGTGGCGGCGAGATTCTGGTGAAGGACGAGGGCCGGCTGCCGACGGGGTCGTTCAAGACGCGCGGGCTGGCGATGGCGGTCAGCATGGCGAAGGAGCTCGGCGTGCGGAAGATCGCGATGCCGACGAACGGCAACGCCGGCGCCGCGCTCGCCGCCTACGCCACGCGCGCCGGCATCGAGAGCATCGTGCTCTGCCCCGACGACACGCCGGTCATCAACATGGCCGAGACCGAGCTGCAGGGCGCGCGGCTCTACCGGGTGAACGGTCTGATCAACGACTGCGGCAAGATCGTCGGCGCCGGCAAGGCGGCCGGCGGCTGGTTCGATTTCTCGACCCTGAAGGAGCCCTACCGGATCGAGGGCAAGAAGACGATGGGGCTCGAGCTGGCGGAGCAGCTCGGCTGGGACGTGCCCGACGTGATCCTGTATCCCACAGGCGGCGGCACAGGCCTGATCGGCATGTGGAAGGCGTTCAACGAGCTGGAGGCGATGGGCTGGATCAAGCGCAAACCTCGCATGGTCGCCGTCCAGGCCACCGGTTGCATGCCGATCGTCAAGGCCTACGAGAGCAACGCGCGGCACGCCGAGCTGTTCGTGAACGCGCGCACGGTGGCGGCCGGCATCCGCGTGCCGGTGGCGATCGGCGACTTCCTGATCCTCGACGCGGTGCGCGATTCCGGCGGCTTCGCGATCGCCGTGGACGACGGGGCGATCGAGGCGGCCCGGGTCGAGGTCGGAAAGACGGAGGGCCTGCTGCTCTGTCCCGAGGGCGCCGCCACATACGCGGCCTACGTCAAGGCTCTGGGCGACGGCCGCATCCGTCGCGACGAGCGGGCGATGCTCTTCAACTGCGCCATCGGCCTGAAATACGCCATGCCCGAGCCGACGGCGCGGCTCGACAAGGACGGACCGATCGACTACGCGCGGCTGTAG
- a CDS encoding DUF1194 domain-containing protein has translation MRRRDLLVGTAATAVAPGVAVADEAVEVDMRLVLAVDVSRSVDADEYALQKDGYARAFTDPRIVDAISSGPLRRIGVCYVEWAGAQMQRTPLDWTLADGPKACAEIAARIAALPYDAHRWTGVGAAMLYAAARLEASPFRSKRMVIDVSGDGRNNNGPAADLVRDQLVARGITINGLPIMGDAPNFGSPPDRDLDRWYEENVIGGPGAFVIAAQGFGDFARAVRQKLTREISALPAGLSHA, from the coding sequence ATGCGGCGTCGTGATCTGCTCGTCGGCACCGCCGCGACCGCGGTCGCGCCGGGCGTCGCCGTGGCCGACGAGGCGGTCGAGGTCGACATGCGCCTCGTCCTCGCGGTCGATGTCTCGCGCAGCGTCGACGCCGACGAGTACGCGCTGCAGAAGGACGGCTACGCCCGCGCTTTCACCGATCCCCGCATCGTCGACGCCATCTCGTCCGGGCCGCTGCGGCGGATCGGCGTCTGCTACGTCGAATGGGCCGGCGCCCAGATGCAACGCACGCCGCTCGACTGGACGCTGGCGGATGGGCCCAAGGCCTGCGCCGAAATCGCGGCCCGCATCGCCGCGCTTCCCTACGACGCCCATCGGTGGACCGGCGTCGGCGCCGCGATGCTCTACGCCGCGGCCCGTCTCGAGGCGTCGCCGTTCCGGTCGAAGCGCATGGTGATCGACGTCTCCGGCGACGGCCGCAACAACAACGGTCCGGCCGCCGATCTCGTCCGCGACCAGCTCGTGGCGCGCGGTATCACGATCAACGGCCTGCCGATCATGGGCGACGCGCCGAATTTCGGCAGCCCGCCGGACCGCGACCTCGACCGCTGGTACGAGGAGAACGTGATCGGCGGACCGGGCGCCTTCGTGATCGCGGCCCAGGGCTTCGGCGACTTCGCGCGCGCCGTGCGCCAGAAGCTGACCCGGGAGATCTCCGCGCTTCCCGCCGGCCTCAGCCACGCATGA